In Bacteriovorax sp. PP10, the genomic window CCGGAATCAACCTGTAAAACAATCTTCTTATCGTTAAAAAAGATCTTACCAGTTCCCTGCTCTGAATCGTTGGCCTTTAAAGTGATGGTCTCAGTCCCTTGAACAATATTAATTGACTGACCTTTTTGAATAACGAATTCTGCAAGACCTTTTTGGATATCTACATTCTCTCCACTTTGCCCTTCTTCGATTTTAACCAGACCTCTTGGAGGAATATTTAAAATGTTACCCGACTTAGTAAAAACAACTTTTGCAGTCGAGTTTTCTCCAGTGAAAATCTGGTCTCCATTGAAGAGTTTGTCACCTTTATCAACTTCAATAAATGACAGAGAATTACTAAACTTACGGGTTACGTACTGATTCTGCTCTACCAGCGTGGCCAGCATTTTTCGTGACTGGGTTTCATCTTTGGGCGCGACTTTTAGTAAAGCGATTAAAGAAATAAAAGAAAAGAGAATCGCCAGAAAAAAGATAATTCTGTTACGACTCGTAAAGTGAGGAGGTAATAATGATTCTAAAAATTGCATCTATAGTTATTGTAAATAATATTATACAATTTACAAACAAAACTATTTTACCTGTGATCAAAAAATGAAAAAAATTATGTTTGGGCTAAATTTTAAAATTTTAGGGGGGATTAGCATTCTGCTTATCCTGTGTACCGCCTTCAACCTTCTTTACTCTTACAATCTCTTCATTGAGGACAAAACCAGCTATATCTACGAATCAGGACTAAAAAAGTCGGAGAATATCGTAGAGCAAATACAAACGCATATTGATTCGATAAAAAGTAAATCTCAAACGTATGCATTCCTCTCAACCCTTGAAAACTTTGACTTCAAAAATTTTCTCAACGAAGAAAAAGACTATATCGCAGTTGGATCAACAGAGGTACCCAACGAAAACACTACTGAATTGCCTATCAACAATTACACTGAAAATGAAGCTTATCGTGGGCAAACATGGACCAAAGATAGCTCCAACCTGGATTCAATCAGAATCTTGCTTTCAAAAAGTCTGCAATCGATAAAAAGTGAAAGCTTCAACGAAGTAAAATTTGTTCACGATTTTAAAGGGACCGACCTTATCGTGGCCCTACATAAAACGGCCAGCTCACCAAAGGTTTTTTTCTCCCTGATAGACATGCGCGGGCTGAACCGCCTAGCAGACAGCGATAATATTTTCTCCAATCAAATTGCTTTTCTTGATTCAAGTGACGCCAAACAATCTTTTGAATGGCTAAAGCTGATTGATTATAAAAATATTTTTAAAGGGACAAAAGAAGTTAACTTCGAAGGTAAAACGAAACTTCTTTCATATGCTGTCTCTGGGAACTCGCGCTTTATTGTCGCCTCTTTCATTGACCGCGATAGGGCCTTCGGGATTACAAAATTTCTTATTATCAAAACGGTATTATTCGCCTGCGTTCTTTTAGGTATTGCGATTGCCTGCGGGATTTACTTTTCATCAAGTATCACCCACCCGATCGAAGTCCTGACTGCGAAATCTCAACAAATGGCCGAAGGAGATTTCGATCAGGAAGTTATCGTTAAGACGTCAGACGAACTAAGTGTACTAGCAACCAGTTTTAACTGGATGAACAAAGAAATCAAAAGCCTCCTGAATCAAAAGCAGGATATGATCTTCCAGTTAGAAGATTACAGTAAGAACCTCGAAGTGAAGGTAGAAGAAAGGACCATCGAATTAAAGACGGCCAACGACTTCGTTGGTGCCATGATCAACAGCTTAGATCAGGGTCTTTTTGTCTTTGATGAAGAGCTTGAATGCCATGACATTTACACAAATGCTTGTGAGGGTATTTTCGGTATGGCCCCTCCGAGAAAACAATTGACTGAGGTCCTGGGCATCCACGATGAACATGAAATAAGTAACATCAATCAGTGGTCAAAAATTCTCTTCAGCGAAATGATCCCTTTCGATAGTGCCGTTAACCTAGGGCCAAGAACAAAAATCTC contains:
- a CDS encoding ATP-binding protein; amino-acid sequence: MKKIMFGLNFKILGGISILLILCTAFNLLYSYNLFIEDKTSYIYESGLKKSENIVEQIQTHIDSIKSKSQTYAFLSTLENFDFKNFLNEEKDYIAVGSTEVPNENTTELPINNYTENEAYRGQTWTKDSSNLDSIRILLSKSLQSIKSESFNEVKFVHDFKGTDLIVALHKTASSPKVFFSLIDMRGLNRLADSDNIFSNQIAFLDSSDAKQSFEWLKLIDYKNIFKGTKEVNFEGKTKLLSYAVSGNSRFIVASFIDRDRAFGITKFLIIKTVLFACVLLGIAIACGIYFSSSITHPIEVLTAKSQQMAEGDFDQEVIVKTSDELSVLATSFNWMNKEIKSLLNQKQDMIFQLEDYSKNLEVKVEERTIELKTANDFVGAMINSLDQGLFVFDEELECHDIYTNACEGIFGMAPPRKQLTEVLGIHDEHEISNINQWSKILFSEMIPFDSAVNLGPRTKISGTDHTDPDFKYVQIDYYPMKDEEEKIKSIVTVGTDKTLEIQAVEKKKENDLYVAMIIKILNNKTHFKSFCDEADSILNQFSTVYDRNLNVIHFDLAMMLFHTLNGGFGMYSLSKLQVEARGYESLVTASKEAGMDPDEYNESLMTQVESIRTNFNTVKKELDSLLGTSFYGGENFKEIPLSAINSLKDLINQNSSKELRDMFYEVVVKEPVIDYFKAYEDVCFKAAEKTGKEFTGIEFHNAELKIEPTHLLEFFNVLIHLFRNCIDHGIETPAVRRELGKSAAGKIIVAFDMLKNEKENLFCLNIQDDGSGINSDIIKRKYSEKNPDIDISNYTEDEIINIIFDPFFSTRDEVSALSGRGVGMSAIKEVVEKLGGRIEIETAVGRGSSFLFFIPLQDA